Genomic DNA from Dehalogenimonas lykanthroporepellens BL-DC-9:
GCCACCCCCGCCGTAGCGGCGGCGGGCGTTGCGCGATGCTTGGAGGCACAGGCGCAGCCCGACGGCTGGGTTCGTTCGATCAGGACCGAGCGTTCGCCGTACTCCTTGGTGGCGAAGCCGGTGAAGATGCGGGCGAGGTCGCTGCCGACATCGGTGGAGGCGTCGATCACGCAGGTGCGGCGGGCCGTGTCCAGATTGAACCGGCTCTCCATCCGCACACGGGAACGGCCATGCAGGCTTTCGACAGCCAGCATCGCCAGCATGAAAGTGTCTTCCAGTTCCTGGGCCGGGACCGACTCGTCAAAACGGTACTTGTAGGTGTCGTGAGTCATAGTTGAACTCCTCTTTTGTTCAGGTTCTGATTTCCGAGGCCCCGGATAGCCGCACCATGCGGCACGGTGCTTACTTACCGGAGCCGGAGTCGATGCGTCGGAGATCACAGGTAGTCGGTCAGGCCAGCCTCGCGGAACGCGTCCCGGAGCT
This window encodes:
- a CDS encoding conserved hypothetical protein (KEGG: sfu:Sfum_3784 hypothetical protein), with the protein product MTHDTYKYRFDESVPAQELEDTFMLAMLAVESLHGRSRVRMESRFNLDTARRTCVIDASTDVGSDLARIFTGFATKEYGERSVLIERTQPSGCACASKHRATPAAATAGVAV